The following proteins come from a genomic window of Gossypium raimondii isolate GPD5lz chromosome 5, ASM2569854v1, whole genome shotgun sequence:
- the LOC105768978 gene encoding probable WRKY transcription factor 40 encodes MDTSLDLNPSSDGPLPLDTPKKEPSGNGNLIVFGKKLSMKEESGALVEELNRVNEENKKLTEMLAAMCESYNALQSQLTNLMSKIPEKELSHSKKRKSESRNNNHNNNNDNYNFGIIGNSESSSTDEDSCKKPKEEIIKAKVSRVYVRTEASDTSLVVKDGYQWRKYGQKVTRDNPSPRAYFKCSFAPTCPVKKKVQRSIDDQSVVIATYEGEHNHLPPSQMEPTSGSSHRGSASLNPSGPTMTLDFGKTKPSGSDVARICSSSQPKMDSPQVRQYLVEQMATSLTKDPKFTAALAAAISGRMFQQSPVE; translated from the exons ATGGATACTTCACTGGATCTAAATCCTTCTTCAGATGGGCCCTTACCACTTGACACTCCG AAGAAGGAACCAAGTGGAAATGGCAACTTGATTGTGTTTGGAAAGAAACTTTCTATGAAAGAAGAG AGTGGTGCTTTAGTGGAAGAATTGAACCGTGTCAACGAAGAAAACAAGAAGCTGACAGAAATGTTAGCAGCAATGTGTGAGAGCTACAATGCTTTGCAAAGCCAGTTGACGAATTTAATGAGCAAAATCCCAGAAAAAGAACTCAGCcattcaaagaaaagaaaatctgaAAGCAGAAACAACAACCACAACAACAACAACGATAATTATAACTTTGGGATCATTGGAAACTCAGAGAGCAGCTCAACTGATGAAGATTCATGCAAGAAACCCAAAGAAGAAATTATAAAGGCCAAAGTTTCTAGAGTATATGTCAGGACTGAGGCATCTGATACTAGCCTT GTTGTAAAGGATGGATATCAATGGAGGAAATATGGGCAGAAGGTGACCAGGGATAATCCTTCCCCAAGAGCTTACTTCAAGTGTTCTTTTGCTCCAACCTGCCCTGTTAAAAAGAAG GTGCAAAGAAGTATTGATGATCAATCAGTGGTGATCGCAACATATGAAGGTGAACACAACCATCTTCCTCCTTCTCAAATGGAACCAACATCAGGTTCAAGCCACCGTGGTTCAGCCTCATTGAACCCATCTGGACCAACCATGACTCTAGACTTCGGCAAAACCAAGCCCAGTGGTAGTGATGTAGCTAGAATCTGCAGCTCCAGTCAGCCAAAAATGGATTCACCGCAAGTCAGACAATATTTGGTGGAACAGATGGCTACTTCTTTGACGAAagacccaaaattcacagcAGCATTGGCAGCTGCCATTTCAGGAAGAATGTTTCAGCAAAGTCcagttgaataa